The following nucleotide sequence is from Syntrophorhabdaceae bacterium.
ATCACGATATGGGGGGCTTGATAGGCATACACCCAGTCCCCGGGATAGGAGATGGTATATCCCAGATTCGGCTCCTTCAACGTGTTTGCCCGCGAGGTGCTCTGGGCCTGTCCTTCGTGAGCGAATCCCATGAGCACCGCGATTATCATAATGGTGAAGATCGACGGGAGCACTTTTTTCATTCCACAACCTCCTTCGTTCGTATCATGCCGTCTTTCGCCGGACACCGGCTTTTAAGGATTTACGGGAACCCATGCCTTGTGCGCCGGGACCCATTTTCCGTTTACCCACTGTCCCGGGACCTGAATCCACTGTCCGGGAGGTGCTTCCTGGGATGAATCGGGAACTGCCACGGCTCTCTGCTGCTGCGCGTTCGCGGATTTCTGCTTCTGATAATCCATCTCATGCCCCACAAGCGCGCCGCCCAGCGTTCCGACTGCCGCACCGATGAGGGTGCCGGCCGTATTGCCGCCTATGATCTGACCTGCTATGGCGCCCACGCCCGCACCGACTGCCGCACCTTTGCCCGTGTCACTCATCCCTCCTATGGACTCACAGGAGTATCCTGCAAAACCGAACATCGCGACCAGCAACAAGACCAACAACTTTTTCATCAGCTCTCCTCCTTGAAAGGCCTTTATAAGCTAGAATTATATGCTTGTTTTTCTTTTCTTTGCAACACATCCACGCGCGAAATCAATCCCGGGGTTAATATATCCGGGGAACGGCTCTTCCCCATCGATGAAAAAGAGTGGATATCGATGATCGGAAAAAGAAAAGGCCTGGGCTTGCACCGTGGCGTCAGCGGGAAGAGCGGCGCCCCCGTATCAGGCTCTGGCACAGACGGACACCCTTCATGGCATCATTCGCCCACCCGTCCGCCCCCACATGGCGGCAGACGTGCTCGTCAACGATCCCGCCGATGATAATTTCCGGGCGAAAGCCGTTTTCGCTGAAGCCCCGGCGAAGCAGCTCGATCGTGGCCCCCATGGTATCGAAGCTCGAAGTGAGAAGGCATGAGAGTCCCACGATATCAGGTTTCAGCTCCTGCGCCTTTTTCTGGAATTCAGCGGCCGGCACATCTACGCCGAGGTCATGCACGGTAAAACCGAAGCACCGCAGCATCACTTTCACGATATCTTTCCCGATGTAGTGAATATCGCCCTCCACAGTGCCGAGGAGAATGCTCCCCGTCTCCTCTCCGGAAAGGCTGTTCTTGAGGAGAGGCAATATCACATCGCCAAGCTCGTGCATAATCTCTCCCGCCATAATCAACGCGGAGATATAGTAGATGCCTTTTTCGTAACGCTCACCCACGAGGCGCATTCCCAACTGGAACTCCTCGACCAGGTTGAGGGGGTCCTCGCCTTCCTTAAGCCGGCGACGTACCTCCACCAGGACCTCTTCCTCCTGCAGGTCCGCGAGAAGGGAAGGGAGGTGTCTTTTGGTCTCAGTCGCTTTCATAATGGTTTTCCTTGCTCCTTCCCCTGAAAATCGGCTGCCCGGGGTATGCCCACCACGGTGACGAACCGCAACCGGTCGCCCCGGCAGATGAAGACTCCCCAGCTTACCGGCCGGTCTTCGAAATCGTAAAACGTGTGCTCCAGACGGAATGACGGAAGCATGACGGGCGCCTTAAGGAGCCGGGCCTGGGCGTCGTCAAGCACTGTTGCCTCTATCGAGAGCTCGCCCCTTTTCAGACTGGTTTCGCCGCTTCCCGTGAGCAGGCCGTGAAGGGCGGTCACTTCCATTTCCGCCTCCACCACGGGCCGGGTGGGATCGTAGATAATATATTCCTGATGACTGAACACAGGCTCGTCGTCTTTAATAATAAGCCGGCGGATGAGGATGGTCCGCTCGCCCGGACTCAGGTTCAGTTTCGCCGCCACATTGGCGTCGGCCTTGACGATCCTCACCTCCAGGAGTTTCACCTTCGTCTGCTCGTTCTTACGAAAAAAATCCCGCAATTCATCGAGTCCGA
It contains:
- a CDS encoding GntR family transcriptional regulator, which codes for MTARQLIKIDRKSFRPAYIQLVQILSEQIGSGDFRPGQRLPSESQLCERYDVSPMTVRRAINILVDQGLVTTAQGKGTFVKPMELSTVTFGLDELRDFFRKNEQTKVKLLEVRIVKADANVAAKLNLSPGERTILIRRLIIKDDEPVFSHQEYIIYDPTRPVVEAEMEVTALHGLLTGSGETSLKRGELSIEATVLDDAQARLLKAPVMLPSFRLEHTFYDFEDRPVSWGVFICRGDRLRFVTVVGIPRAADFQGKEQGKPL
- a CDS encoding cobalamin-dependent protein (Presence of a B(12) (cobalamin)-binding domain implies dependence on cobalamin itself, in one of its several forms, or in some unusual lineages, dependence on a cobalamin-like analog.), yielding MKATETKRHLPSLLADLQEEEVLVEVRRRLKEGEDPLNLVEEFQLGMRLVGERYEKGIYYISALIMAGEIMHELGDVILPLLKNSLSGEETGSILLGTVEGDIHYIGKDIVKVMLRCFGFTVHDLGVDVPAAEFQKKAQELKPDIVGLSCLLTSSFDTMGATIELLRRGFSENGFRPEIIIGGIVDEHVCRHVGADGWANDAMKGVRLCQSLIRGRRSSR
- a CDS encoding glycine zipper domain-containing protein, with the protein product MKKLLVLLLVAMFGFAGYSCESIGGMSDTGKGAAVGAGVGAIAGQIIGGNTAGTLIGAAVGTLGGALVGHEMDYQKQKSANAQQQRAVAVPDSSQEAPPGQWIQVPGQWVNGKWVPAHKAWVPVNP